Proteins from one Sabethes cyaneus chromosome 2, idSabCyanKW18_F2, whole genome shotgun sequence genomic window:
- the LOC128737360 gene encoding ubiquinone biosynthesis O-methyltransferase, mitochondrial: protein MLVTQNHKILGASMFKLCRQSIRCLSQQNFNQTSTSHRNVDQQEVDRLGQLAADWWDPTGPIKALHSMNALRVPLIRDGLIATGLVPKEQIKSPQVLKGLTILEVGCGGGILTEALARIHANVVGIDPGEQVIQVAQNHAQSMDSKISDRIRYLVETVEEHSQNNIGIYDAIVASEVLEHVNDKVSFIEHCAMALKPGGSIFVTTLNKTTASWLAGIVVAEHVLELVPKNTHDWEKFISPLELKRILNTFNCSTVLEHGMAYEFWRNHWSWCSRTDVNYAMQAVKQTDPS from the exons ATGCTGGTAACACAAAACCATAAAATTTTAGGCGCGTCGATGTTTAAACTTTG TCGGCAGTCGATTCGGTGCCTTTCGCAGCAAAACTTTAACCAGACTAGCACGTCTCACAGAAATGTAGATCAACAAGAAGTGGATAGACTTGGCCAGCTGGCAGCAGACTGGTGGGATCCCACTGGTCCCATCAAGGCTCTCCATTCGATGAATGCACTTCGTGTTCCACTGATAAGGGACGGTCTAATCGCCACAGGACTAGTGCCGAAGGAACAAATTAAATCGCCACAGGTTTTAAAAGGATTGACGATCTTGGAAGTTGGCTGCGGTGGGGGAATTTTAACTGAAGCATTGGCAAGGATTCATGCCAACGTTGTAGGAATTGACCCTGGCGAACAGGTGATTCAGGTAGCCCAGAATCATGCGCAATCAATGGACTCGAAGATTTCGGATAGAATTCGGTACTTAGTAGAAACTGTAGAAGAGCATTCGCAAAACAATATTGGGATTTATGACGCGATAGTTGCGTCGGAAGTGCTAGAGCATGTGAATGATAAAGTTTCATTCATTGAACATTGTGCCATGGCTCTTAAACCAGGTGGATCAATATTTGTAACGACACTGAACAAAACAACTGCTTCGTGGTTGGCCGGAATCGTTGTTGCGGAACACGTATTGGAATTGGTTCCTAAAAATACACACGATTGGGAAAAGTTTATTTCGCCGTTGGAATTGAAACGGATTTTGAACACATTCAATTGCAGTACGGTTTTGGAACATGGAATGGCCTACGAGTTCTGGCGAAATCATTGGTCCTGGTGTAGTAGAACCGATGTAAACTACGCCATGCAAGCAGTGAAGCAAACGGATCCATCTTAA
- the LOC128737359 gene encoding nucleolar complex protein 2 homolog — MKPKTSKRKPDLQNMSLDGFFENMDADLGDDNSGDTDKEASAVAPPKKKKLRLQKPEKLVKKKHNGVEKKPVKKGKKKQQKTEADSMNVDSDTEEMVSAKEGGQKDVEKEHKQALKKLKDTDPELYSFLKQNDKKLLKFGSMAQSDEDATEDDDSGADDDGEDAVHKLPDKLEVASDESDLDDDNDEEEADDEVDATLEASAQKKITLKLLKKWTEELTTSPVKLETIRTVCKAFNSVLVTVTGDKSAIPAFRADGSAIFNGVVQLCVLHLGNAVKQYLNVNNTKDFKNIKKNKKFSKVQSCLRTYLTDLTNLLENVSSNHIMNVLLKHLHQFSTILICYPSITKPILKRLIVIWSTSEEESIRVLAFLCILKITCAQLRRFLSDVLKNMYLAYVKNSKFVSPNTLPGINFMRRSLTEMFTLDLTVSYQHVFLYIRQLAIHLRNAVILQKKDSFTYIYNWQYINSLKLWGDVLAATYDKKELEPLIYPYVSITTGVIKLIPSAQYFPLRFHCCRMLIELSARTRVFIPVLPFVVEVLNSSSFNEDHKKLSMKPVNLTCLLRFAPANIQENAYKDAVLELIYELSLEYLAHESSSLCFPDLVVPIVTILRKFCKTTKVYKYSRKIKQLTDKITENIKLIETARKRMPVKLNDVSAIRSWEATRLAEGTPLWSFWQDFAKENEKAKRRQATQSENISDYNLPTVKKIDKKPVSVQDGPAELFPSDDDEEDDSGNGPELDSMEEYEVTEERKKQKKLPKTKKGQKPTGQVDKKQKKKKSKKTDSSEQEADFPLENTEANEAVDILKDLTLDDWE, encoded by the coding sequence ATGAAACCAAAAACTTCAAAGCGGAAACCTGATCTTCAGAATATGTCTTTGGAcgggtttttcgaaaatatggatGCTGACCTAGGTGACGATAACAGTGGGGATACCGATAAAGAAGCCTCTGCTGTTGCTCCTcccaaaaagaaaaaacttcgaCTGCAAAAACCAGAGAAGCTGGTGAAAAAAAAGCACAACGGCGTAGAAAAGAAGCCGgtgaaaaaaggcaaaaagaagCAGCAGAAAACGGAAGCGGATTCAATGAATGTAGATTCCGACACGGAGGAAATGGTTTCAGCAAAAGAAGGTGGTCAAAAAGATGTGGAGAAAGAACACAAGCAGGCGTTGAAAAAACTGAAAGATACTGATCCGGAACTATATTCGTTTTTGAAGCAAAACGATAAAAAACTTCTGAAATTTGGATCTATGGCTCAGAGTGATGAGGATGCAACTGAAGACGATGACAGCGGGGCAGATGATGATGGTGAAGATGCCGTACATAAACTTCCTGATAAACTGGAAGTTGCCAGTGACGAGAGTGATCTTGACGATGACAACGATGAAGAGGAAGCAGATGATGAAGTAGACGCAACTCTTGAAGCTTCAGCACAGAAGAAGATAACACTGAAACTACTGAAAAAATGGACGGAGGAATTAACAACGTCTCCCGTCAAGCTGGAAACTATTCGAACCGTATGCAAAGCTTTCAATTCAGTTCTCGTCACAGTGACAGGAGATAAGAGCGCAATTCCAGCTTTTAGAGCAGACGGTTCCGCGATTTTTAACGGTGTCGTTCAGCTTTGTGTGCTGCATTTAGGCAATGCTGTAAAGCAATACTTGAACGTAAACAACACCAAGGACtttaaaaatataaagaaaaacaaaaagttttctaaAGTTCAATCCTGTCTTCGAACATATTTGACGGATTTGACTAATTTGTTGGAGAATGTGTCGTCTAATCACATCATGAATGTGCTATTGAAACATTTGCATCAGTTTTCAACTATTTTGATATGTTACCCATCGATTACTAAACCGATACTGAAACGATTGATTGTTATATGGAGCACGTCCGAGGAAGAATCCATTCGAGTGTTGGCGTTTCTCTGTATTCTAAAAATTACGTGTGCTCAGCTGCGACGATTCTTGAGTGACGTGCTGAAAAATATGTACCTGGCATATGTTAAGAACAGCAAGTTTGTAAGTCCTAATACACTGCCGGGAATTAATTTCATGCGACGTTCGTTGACGGAGATGTTTACCCTGGACCTGACTGTCTCCTATCAACATGTATTTCTGTACATTCGTCAGCTAGCTATTCATTTACGAAATGCTGTCATCCTGCAGAAAAAAGACAGTTTCACGTACATTTACAACTGGCAGTACATTAATTCGCTGAAACTTTGGGGTGATGTTTTGGCAGCAACCTATGATAAGAAGGAGTTAGAGCCATTAATCTACCCATATGTCAGCATAACAACCGGTGTCATCAAACTGATTCCTTCAGCACAATATTTTCCGTTGCGCTTCCATTGCTGTCGAATGTTGATCGAGCTATCAGCTCGGACACGAGTCTTTATCCCGGTCCTTCCCTTCGTAGTGGAAGTTTTGAACTCCAGTAGCTTCAATGAAGATCATAAGAAGCTTTCTATGAAACCAGTAAACTTGACATGTTTGCTTCGTTTCGCTCCGGCAAACATTCAAGAAAACGCTTACAAAGACGCAGTCCTGGAATTAATTTACGAGCTATCTCTGGAGTATTTGGCCCACGAATCGAGCTCGCTTTGCTTTCCAGATTTGGTTGTTCCAATAGTTACCATTTTGAGAAAGTTTTGCAAAACCACGAAAGTTTACAAATATTCTCGCAAAATAAAGCAACTCACAGACAAAATTACGGAAAATATCAAACTCATCGAGACAGCGCGCAAGCGAATGCCGGTCAAACTCAACGATGTTTCAGCAATACGAAGCTGGGAGGCAACTCGTCTGGCTGAAGGCACACCATTATGGTCCTTCTGGCAagactttgccaaagaaaatgAAAAGGCCAAACGCAGACAGGCCACACAGTctgaaaatatcagcgattaCAATCTACCGACGGTTAAAAAGATAGACAAGAAACCCGTCTCGGTGCAGGATGGACCAGCGGAGCTGTTCCCATCGGATGATGACGAAGAGGATGATTCCGGCAACGGACCGGAACTGGATTCGATGGAGGAATATGAGGTGACGGAAGAgaggaaaaagcagaaaaaacttccaaaaacgaagaaagggcAGAAACCGACCGGGCAGGTGGATAAaaagcagaagaagaagaaatcaaAGAAGACAGATAGCAGCGAACAGGAAGCTGATTTCCCTCTGGAAAATACCGAAGCGAACGAGGCGGTGGATATTTTGAAAGATTTAACCCTAGATGATTGGGAGTAA
- the LOC128737362 gene encoding M-phase phosphoprotein 6 produces MSSKMNKVHLSKGILEMKFMSRTREKIEKEKDDAEGRALYSNEITDKMLHDSSKYIIETSYVPCEDLIEGRVSYGGMNPEIERIIELEKNKDLAALMEQQQAEAAEKQRMRRDVPDEEMAKFYTSMVKTMKKKYDKRQSVLPLNIKRMERPKDE; encoded by the exons ATGAGTTCAAAAATGAATAAGGTGCACCTTTCCAAAGGAATTCTAGAAATGAAGTTTATGTCTCGCACGAGAGAGAAAATAGAGAAAGAAAAGGACGACGCCGAAGGAAG GGCATTGTATTCGAATGAAATTACGGATAAAATGCTTCATGACTCCTCCAAATATATTATCGAAACTAGTTATGTTCCTTGCGAAGACCTCATCGAAGGCCGCGTTAGTTACGGTGGCATGAATCCGGAAATAGAGCGTATTATAGAGTTAGAGAAAAACAAGGACCTCGCTGCACTGATGGAACAGCAGCAAGCAGAAGCAGCAGAAAAGCAACGTATGCGTAGGGACGTTCCGGATGAAGAGATGGCAAAGTTTTACACTAGCATGGTGAAAACaatgaagaaaaaatatgaTAAACGCCAATCCGTTCTTCCACTAAACATCAAACGAATGGAACGTCCAAAAGATGAATAA